One window of Dehalobacterium formicoaceticum genomic DNA carries:
- the ilvC gene encoding ketol-acid reductoisomerase, whose product MAKMYYDNDADLSLLKGKKIAVLGYGSQGHAQAQSLQDSGLDVIVAEIKGSKSWDRAVADGMKVTTTAEAAEQADMIHILLPDEVQAEVYRESIAPHLKAGNIIGFSHGFNIHFAQIVPPEDVDVIMIAPKGPGHLVRRQFKEGAGVPCLIAVQQDYSGKARDIALAFAKGIGGTRAGVLETTFKEETETDLFGEQAVLCGGLTHLIRSGFETLVEAGYQPEVAYFECLHEMKLIVDLIYEGGIANMRYSISDTAEWGDIATGPRIITDETKKEMKKVLEEIQDGKFAQGWILENKAGRPMYNAIVKRDKAHQIETVGKELRGMMSWLKK is encoded by the coding sequence ATGGCAAAGATGTATTATGATAATGATGCGGATCTATCCTTACTTAAAGGAAAAAAAATAGCGGTGCTTGGTTACGGCAGCCAGGGACATGCTCAAGCGCAAAGTCTGCAAGACAGTGGCTTAGATGTGATTGTTGCCGAAATAAAAGGTAGTAAGAGCTGGGACCGGGCTGTGGCCGACGGGATGAAGGTAACTACCACTGCTGAAGCGGCAGAACAGGCCGACATGATACATATCTTATTGCCCGATGAAGTTCAGGCGGAGGTTTATCGGGAATCTATTGCCCCCCACTTAAAAGCGGGAAATATTATCGGCTTTTCCCATGGTTTCAATATTCATTTTGCTCAAATTGTTCCGCCGGAAGATGTGGATGTGATTATGATTGCCCCTAAAGGACCGGGACATTTGGTACGGCGGCAGTTTAAGGAAGGTGCCGGTGTTCCCTGTCTCATCGCTGTGCAGCAAGACTATTCCGGGAAGGCAAGAGATATTGCTTTAGCTTTTGCCAAAGGAATCGGCGGTACCCGAGCCGGTGTGCTTGAGACTACCTTTAAGGAAGAAACAGAAACCGACCTGTTTGGGGAGCAGGCTGTTCTATGCGGCGGTTTAACCCATCTGATCCGATCAGGTTTTGAAACTTTGGTTGAAGCCGGCTATCAACCGGAAGTTGCTTACTTCGAATGTCTCCATGAAATGAAATTGATTGTGGATCTGATTTATGAAGGCGGCATTGCTAATATGAGATACTCCATCAGTGATACAGCTGAGTGGGGGGATATTGCGACCGGACCGCGCATTATCACAGATGAGACCAAAAAGGAAATGAAAAAAGTTCTTGAAGAGATCCAGGACGGTAAATTTGCCCAAGGATGGATTTTGGAAAATAAAGCGGGCCGTCCCATGTACAATGCTATTGTGAAACGGGATAAAGCCCATCAAATTGAAACTGTAGGCAAAGAACTGCGCGGGATGATGTCCTGGCTGAAAAAATAA
- a CDS encoding 2-hydroxymuconate tautomerase — protein sequence MPVVQMEILKGRTLEQKRAMVKEVTEAITRTLTCPPEAVTIIIREMEKDEYATAGVLNADK from the coding sequence ATGCCTGTCGTTCAAATGGAAATATTAAAAGGACGCACTTTGGAGCAAAAACGCGCTATGGTAAAGGAAGTTACTGAAGCCATTACCCGAACCCTTACCTGTCCCCCGGAAGCAGTTACGATTATTATCCGGGAAATGGAAAAAGACGAGTATGCTACAGCCGGCGTTCTTAATGCCGATAAGTAA
- a CDS encoding 6-phosphofructokinase: MRIGVLTGGGDCPGLNAVIRAVVKTAIRDYGMEVWGIKNGYSGLVEDEIIPLGMESVVGILPRGGTILGTTNRDSPFRYQVVTNGQVAYVDKSKQAMEVIRKRGLDALIIIGGDGSLNIAQKFYDLGINVIGVPKTIDNDISGTDMTFGFDTAMATATEAIDKLHTTAESHHRIMILEVMGRDAGWIAIHSGIAGGADVILIPEIPFTFEKISAKIQERVARGRNFSIVVVAEGAAPMGGGQVTAGVNEGNIFNPVKLGGIGQYVQEKITTCTGQETRVTVLGHLQRGGSPTPFDRLLATRYGSAAVHALARGEQDVMTSLHGQDVITIPLMEGIKQQKQVPPQGELVRTAKALGISFGD, translated from the coding sequence ATGAGGATTGGCGTATTGACAGGAGGAGGGGATTGTCCCGGCCTCAACGCAGTGATTCGGGCGGTGGTAAAAACAGCGATCCGTGATTATGGAATGGAAGTCTGGGGCATAAAAAACGGTTACAGTGGTTTGGTGGAAGATGAAATCATCCCTTTAGGTATGGAATCGGTAGTGGGGATCCTGCCCAGGGGTGGGACGATTTTGGGCACAACGAATCGGGACAGTCCTTTTCGCTACCAGGTTGTCACCAATGGCCAGGTTGCTTATGTGGATAAATCAAAACAGGCGATGGAAGTGATCCGCAAAAGAGGATTAGATGCCCTGATCATCATTGGAGGTGACGGTTCTTTAAATATTGCCCAAAAGTTTTATGATCTGGGCATCAATGTGATTGGCGTACCCAAAACCATTGATAATGATATTTCGGGAACAGATATGACCTTTGGTTTTGATACCGCCATGGCCACTGCCACGGAAGCGATAGATAAGCTTCATACCACTGCAGAAAGCCATCATCGCATTATGATTTTGGAGGTAATGGGCCGGGATGCCGGCTGGATCGCGATCCATTCCGGAATTGCCGGCGGGGCAGATGTAATCTTAATTCCGGAAATTCCCTTTACCTTTGAAAAAATATCTGCCAAAATTCAGGAGCGTGTGGCCCGGGGACGAAATTTTAGTATTGTTGTGGTTGCGGAAGGTGCCGCTCCAATGGGGGGCGGACAGGTGACGGCTGGCGTTAATGAGGGAAATATTTTTAATCCTGTGAAATTAGGCGGCATTGGGCAATATGTCCAAGAGAAAATCACAACTTGTACCGGTCAGGAAACAAGAGTTACTGTTTTGGGACATTTACAAAGAGGCGGGAGCCCTACCCCTTTTGATCGCCTTCTGGCTACACGGTACGGTTCCGCAGCTGTTCATGCCCTGGCCCGGGGGGAGCAGGATGTGATGACCTCCCTCCACGGTCAGGACGTGATCACCATTCCACTTATGGAAGGAATCAAACAACAAAAACAAGTGCCGCCCCAGGGAGAATTAGTGCGCACGGCGAAAGCCTTAGGCATTAGTTTTGGAGATTAA
- a CDS encoding VanW family protein produces the protein MKKNDRTRCFLMVVVLMVVIQTGAWAQEELTMEIYQGGLNRQITVTAITGDTTYLPVRQMSELIGLPLQWEPNLSAVVCYSYEQVTVIPPGINQIYIIKDKIATYQVTGKPFMEKGRVYMPLRSLETLGVGVIYDPVTTKRSIYVPENIQRSPGTISLEQVIQVRDMIAKERAKMPQKIGSFSTNFNASDKERTQNLKLAAQAIHNIELSPGKRFSFNETVGPRTPQRGYEKAGVFVNKELVDGYGGGICQVSSTLYNAVQNAGLSIVERHSHSLPVSYVPKGKDATVSYGALDFKFKNNLETPVSLKTRVEGNKLTIEVYLMPY, from the coding sequence TTGAAAAAAAACGATAGAACAAGATGTTTTTTAATGGTTGTTGTTTTAATGGTGGTTATCCAAACGGGGGCTTGGGCCCAAGAGGAACTTACCATGGAAATTTATCAAGGGGGTCTTAACCGGCAGATCACTGTGACCGCTATTACGGGAGATACGACTTATTTGCCGGTACGTCAGATGTCGGAGCTTATCGGTCTTCCATTACAATGGGAGCCAAATTTATCAGCGGTGGTTTGTTATTCTTATGAGCAGGTGACGGTAATTCCGCCTGGTATCAATCAGATTTATATCATTAAAGACAAGATCGCAACCTATCAAGTGACGGGGAAGCCATTTATGGAAAAAGGCCGGGTATATATGCCTTTAAGAAGTTTGGAAACCTTAGGTGTGGGGGTAATTTATGACCCTGTGACCACCAAGCGCAGTATCTATGTCCCGGAAAATATTCAACGCTCCCCGGGAACCATTTCACTGGAACAAGTCATTCAAGTGCGGGATATGATTGCCAAAGAGCGGGCGAAAATGCCACAGAAGATCGGCAGTTTCAGCACTAATTTTAATGCATCGGACAAAGAGCGCACCCAAAATTTGAAACTGGCAGCTCAAGCGATTCATAATATTGAACTAAGTCCCGGAAAACGCTTTTCCTTTAATGAAACGGTGGGACCGCGAACACCCCAGAGAGGCTATGAAAAAGCGGGCGTCTTTGTCAATAAAGAGCTGGTGGATGGTTATGGGGGAGGTATCTGCCAGGTTTCCAGCACATTGTATAATGCAGTGCAAAATGCCGGACTCTCTATTGTAGAGAGGCATTCCCATAGTTTGCCGGTGTCCTATGTTCCGAAAGGTAAGGATGCTACTGTCAGTTACGGGGCTTTAGATTTTAAGTTTAAAAATAACCTGGAGACTCCTGTTTCTTTAAAAACAAGAGTAGAAGGAAATAAATTAACCATTGAGGTATATTTAATGCCCTATTAA
- a CDS encoding aspartate aminotransferase family protein: MEVSDQLSKFLSLKEALSISREENRENHRNFINPELVTMMGLINFDKLFVRARDCSVWDEMGQEYLDFLGGYGALNLGHNHPEISSALTLVEESPNILQAALNPLAGALARDLAIVTPGDLKYSFFGNSGAEAVEGALKLARAATGRTKIVSCQGSFHGKSFGALSVTGRDKYRKPFHPLLPGISFIPYGDADALAGELSVGDKAAFIVEPIQGEGGIIVPPVGYLRQVRELCDKYDTLLILDEIQTGFGRTGRMFACEHEEVVPDVMCLAKSFGGGVMPLGAYIATEEVWKKAYGALEKATLHTSTFGGNCRAAAAGITALEIMMRENIAAAAEEKGAYLKGKLDELKSQYPFIKEVRGRGLMLGLEFAQEEHKILNTLSGGALEKASQEYLGSLIAGELMNKHHIITAYTLNNPNVIRLEPPLTITYPQMDRMIEALTQVLRKNKGFGDMVMSSAKTIIGSLLKKK; this comes from the coding sequence TTGGAAGTTTCCGATCAATTATCTAAGTTTTTGAGTCTGAAAGAAGCTCTATCAATATCCCGGGAGGAAAACAGAGAAAACCATCGTAACTTTATCAACCCGGAATTAGTAACCATGATGGGTTTGATTAATTTTGATAAATTATTTGTGCGGGCCCGGGATTGTTCCGTATGGGATGAGATGGGCCAAGAATATCTGGACTTTTTAGGGGGATATGGCGCACTTAATTTAGGACATAATCATCCCGAAATCAGTAGTGCCCTGACGCTGGTGGAAGAGTCTCCTAATATTTTGCAAGCCGCCTTAAATCCGTTAGCCGGTGCCTTGGCCAGGGATCTGGCGATTGTCACACCTGGAGATCTCAAATACAGTTTCTTCGGCAACAGCGGTGCGGAGGCGGTGGAAGGAGCCTTGAAGCTTGCCCGGGCTGCTACAGGAAGGACTAAGATTGTTTCCTGCCAAGGGTCTTTTCATGGGAAGTCTTTTGGGGCGCTGTCAGTCACGGGACGGGACAAATACCGCAAGCCCTTTCATCCATTATTGCCGGGGATAAGCTTTATTCCCTATGGGGATGCAGACGCTTTGGCCGGGGAATTATCAGTCGGTGACAAGGCCGCCTTTATTGTGGAGCCAATTCAGGGGGAGGGGGGGATTATTGTCCCTCCCGTAGGTTATTTACGGCAGGTCAGGGAACTTTGTGACAAGTATGATACTTTGCTGATCCTAGATGAAATTCAGACGGGTTTTGGCCGGACAGGCCGCATGTTTGCCTGTGAGCATGAAGAGGTAGTGCCGGATGTGATGTGTCTGGCCAAGTCCTTCGGTGGCGGGGTCATGCCCTTAGGGGCGTACATTGCCACAGAAGAGGTGTGGAAAAAAGCCTATGGCGCCTTGGAAAAAGCGACCTTGCACACCTCCACTTTTGGGGGTAACTGCCGGGCTGCTGCTGCCGGTATCACAGCTTTGGAAATTATGATGCGGGAAAATATCGCCGCTGCTGCCGAGGAAAAGGGTGCTTATCTTAAAGGAAAATTGGACGAGTTGAAAAGTCAGTACCCCTTTATCAAAGAGGTGCGAGGCAGAGGGTTGATGCTGGGTTTGGAATTTGCCCAGGAGGAACACAAAATCTTAAACACCCTGTCGGGAGGGGCATTGGAGAAGGCATCCCAGGAATATTTAGGCTCATTAATCGCCGGAGAATTGATGAATAAACATCATATTATTACTGCCTATACCTTGAATAATCCCAATGTGATTCGACTGGAACCTCCCTTAACGATCACTTATCCTCAAATGGACCGCATGATTGAGGCATTGACCCAGGTTTTGCGAAAAAATAAAGGGTTTGGGGACATGGTCATGTCCAGTGCTAAAACCATCATTGGCAGTTTACTGAAGAAAAAATAA
- a CDS encoding NAD(P)/FAD-dependent oxidoreductase, whose amino-acid sequence MENKYDVVIIGAGPAGIFTAIELTRKKPQVHVLIIDKGHTIDKRACPARDQGKCINCDPCAITSGWSGAGAFSDGKLSLSPDVGGRIMDYMSREEAQAGINYADKIYLEFGAQEMVYGLDEKKVDDIAYEASKYSIQLIPCPVRHLGTERAFNVLRGMYRYLINETNTSFMEATRVEEILTLEDRVQGVLVKPKGQEPFEMLADFVVAAPGRGGAEWLARQTQTLNIKTDNNEVDIGVRVEVPNSVMDHLTRDLYEAKLVYYSDTFDNRVRSFCVNPGGVVSEEHYERKLAVVNGHSYADENLKTKNTNFALLVSTRFTEPFNEPIAYGEYIARLANMLTGGGVMVQRLGDVLKGRRTDYDRLKKSTTIPTLKTAVPGDLSYVLPARYLTSIIETLKAFDHIAPGLYARNTLLYGAEVKFYSSKVRVSENFETNVANLYTIGDGAGITRGLMQASVTGIVVARDISSRI is encoded by the coding sequence ATGGAAAATAAGTACGATGTGGTCATCATTGGAGCAGGTCCGGCGGGGATTTTTACTGCAATTGAATTGACCAGAAAAAAACCCCAGGTTCATGTTCTTATTATTGATAAAGGGCATACTATTGACAAACGGGCCTGTCCCGCCAGGGATCAAGGGAAGTGCATAAATTGTGATCCTTGCGCCATCACCAGCGGATGGTCCGGAGCCGGAGCTTTTAGTGACGGGAAGCTTTCTCTTTCCCCTGATGTGGGTGGGCGGATCATGGATTATATGTCTCGGGAAGAAGCCCAGGCAGGAATTAATTATGCAGATAAAATATATTTAGAATTCGGTGCTCAGGAAATGGTATATGGGCTGGATGAAAAAAAAGTAGATGACATTGCCTATGAGGCTTCCAAGTACAGTATCCAGCTGATTCCTTGTCCGGTAAGACATTTGGGCACAGAACGGGCCTTTAATGTACTCCGGGGCATGTATCGTTATCTGATTAACGAAACTAATACCAGTTTTATGGAGGCGACCAGGGTTGAAGAAATTTTGACCCTTGAAGATCGGGTACAAGGAGTTTTGGTTAAACCCAAGGGGCAAGAGCCTTTTGAAATGTTAGCCGATTTCGTAGTTGCAGCGCCAGGCCGGGGGGGAGCGGAATGGCTTGCCCGGCAAACCCAGACTCTAAACATCAAAACGGATAATAATGAAGTGGATATTGGCGTGCGGGTAGAAGTGCCGAATTCTGTCATGGATCATCTTACCCGCGATCTCTACGAAGCAAAACTGGTTTATTACTCTGATACTTTTGATAACAGGGTGCGCTCATTTTGTGTTAATCCCGGCGGCGTGGTTTCCGAAGAGCATTATGAGCGCAAGCTCGCTGTAGTAAATGGGCATAGCTATGCCGATGAAAATCTGAAGACAAAAAACACCAATTTTGCTCTTTTGGTATCAACCAGGTTCACGGAACCATTTAATGAGCCCATTGCCTACGGGGAATATATTGCTCGCCTGGCTAATATGCTCACAGGAGGCGGTGTAATGGTCCAACGTCTGGGGGATGTCTTAAAAGGACGGCGCACGGATTATGACCGTTTAAAAAAATCAACGACGATTCCTACCTTGAAAACCGCGGTGCCCGGGGATTTAAGTTATGTACTGCCGGCCCGTTATTTAACCTCGATTATTGAGACCTTGAAAGCTTTTGATCATATTGCGCCGGGCTTATATGCCAGGAATACCTTGCTTTATGGAGCTGAAGTTAAATTTTACTCATCCAAGGTGCGTGTTTCCGAAAACTTTGAAACGAATGTAGCCAATCTTTACACCATTGGTGACGGAGCCGGCATTACGAGAGGCTTAATGCAGGCATCGGTAACAGGTATTGTAGTAGCACGAGATATTTCGTCCAGGATATAA
- a CDS encoding adenylosuccinate synthase, which yields MSAVVLIGAQWGDEGKGKITDFLAEKADVVVRYQGGSNAGHTVVVGEEEYKLHLIPSGILYPNTSCIIGNGVVVDIETLLKEIDSLKERGIETDHLHISDRAHVIMPYHLLLDQLQEEGKGDQKIGTTKKGIGPAYVDKASRVGIRMVDLLDQDIFAAKVEANLKEKNLLFTKVYEVEGFQAEEIIAQFKPLIERIKPYLTDTSLLVNHALEQGENVLFEGAQGTLLDLDQGTYPFVTSSHPTAGGACIGAGVGPTKINKVLGVVKAYTTRVGEGPFPTELNDAIGEMIRKEGFEFGTTTGRPRRCGWFDAVIARYSVRMSGLTGLALTKLDVLDKLDEIKICYGYEYQGQVLSQFPSSLQTLEDCRPLYETMEGWQEDTSEARTFEALPDKAQKYIKRIEELSGIKVVLVAVGPKRDQTIVREELY from the coding sequence ATGTCGGCAGTAGTATTAATTGGGGCCCAATGGGGAGACGAAGGCAAAGGGAAAATTACAGATTTTCTGGCAGAAAAAGCAGATGTGGTTGTACGTTACCAGGGAGGCAGCAATGCCGGTCATACGGTAGTGGTGGGAGAGGAAGAATATAAACTTCATCTGATACCCTCAGGTATTTTATATCCTAATACCTCCTGCATTATCGGCAACGGTGTAGTAGTGGATATTGAGACATTGCTTAAGGAAATAGACAGCTTAAAAGAACGGGGCATAGAAACCGATCATCTACATATCTCCGATCGCGCCCATGTTATTATGCCTTATCATCTACTTTTGGACCAACTACAGGAAGAAGGAAAAGGTGATCAAAAGATCGGTACCACAAAAAAGGGTATTGGTCCGGCCTATGTCGATAAAGCTTCCCGAGTGGGAATACGTATGGTTGATCTTCTTGATCAGGATATTTTTGCCGCCAAGGTGGAAGCTAATTTAAAAGAAAAAAATCTTCTTTTTACGAAAGTATATGAGGTGGAAGGGTTTCAGGCAGAGGAGATCATTGCACAATTCAAACCTTTAATTGAACGGATCAAACCTTATTTGACGGATACTTCTCTTCTGGTTAACCATGCCTTGGAGCAGGGAGAAAATGTGCTCTTTGAAGGAGCCCAAGGAACTTTGTTGGATTTGGATCAGGGTACCTATCCTTTTGTCACCTCTTCTCATCCCACGGCAGGAGGAGCCTGTATTGGCGCCGGCGTCGGCCCCACAAAAATCAATAAGGTGCTGGGTGTCGTTAAAGCTTATACCACCCGGGTCGGGGAAGGGCCATTTCCTACAGAGTTAAACGATGCTATCGGAGAGATGATCCGTAAAGAAGGTTTTGAATTTGGTACCACCACGGGGCGTCCCCGGCGCTGCGGCTGGTTTGATGCGGTGATCGCACGTTACAGTGTGCGTATGAGCGGCTTAACAGGCCTTGCCTTGACGAAGTTGGATGTATTGGATAAATTAGACGAGATTAAAATCTGTTATGGATATGAGTATCAAGGGCAGGTTCTGTCTCAGTTCCCGTCCAGTCTGCAAACCCTGGAGGATTGTCGGCCCCTTTATGAGACCATGGAAGGCTGGCAGGAAGATACCAGTGAAGCCAGAACCTTTGAAGCATTGCCGGATAAAGCACAAAAATATATTAAGAGAATTGAAGAGCTTTCCGGAATCAAGGTTGTTCTTGTTGCAGTTGGGCCTAAAAGGGACCAAACCATTGTCCGGGAAGAACTGTATTAA
- a CDS encoding RNA polymerase sigma factor: MLSFYIDMLDDHEKKDKLISIYEKYYGTMLGVAKSIIPDHALAEDAVSESIITIIKNLHKIYDVSSHKTRVYIVIIVRSRSINILNKQNKHKSEHIEGEEISDGSIPVLDDLTAREACDNIISHIQALPKSLSEALFLSVVMGHSNKEISDLLRISNDAVRQRLSRAKAQVKTKLMLEGIEYGEK, from the coding sequence ATGTTATCATTTTATATTGATATGTTGGATGATCATGAGAAAAAAGATAAGTTGATAAGCATATATGAAAAATACTACGGCACGATGCTGGGCGTTGCCAAAAGCATCATACCTGACCATGCTCTTGCTGAAGATGCGGTATCAGAATCAATCATAACCATAATAAAAAATTTGCATAAAATTTACGACGTTTCAAGTCACAAAACGAGGGTCTATATTGTTATTATAGTAAGGAGCCGTTCCATTAATATATTGAATAAGCAAAATAAACATAAGAGTGAACATATCGAAGGTGAGGAGATATCTGATGGCAGCATTCCTGTCTTAGATGACTTAACCGCTAGAGAGGCTTGCGACAATATTATTAGCCATATTCAAGCATTACCCAAGTCATTATCGGAGGCATTGTTTTTATCGGTAGTGATGGGACATTCAAACAAAGAAATATCAGATTTACTAAGAATATCTAATGATGCTGTTAGACAAAGATTAAGTCGGGCGAAAGCTCAAGTGAAAACGAAACTTATGCTGGAGGGAATTGAATATGGAGAAAAATAA
- a CDS encoding DUF4367 domain-containing protein, which translates to MEKNNLDDKLFDAMLKIAVEKAFEQEMDELPSCEEMNAQYKPSPNLDKRIRKLISRHRFNKKVSSWKKTAMRVAASAAIVIVVSGTILLSAEATRNYIFNAAIRWQEDHFSIQHGDNDNNNGVIDEKIYRPAYLPAGFMETSFNAIGDIIKITYENDSGMTIILKQSPAQSSHILVDHEDKKYSVIKINGKEAYLFETTKDDKNNLILWESQGIIFMISSEIESAELISMAESIQK; encoded by the coding sequence ATGGAGAAAAATAATTTAGATGATAAATTATTTGACGCTATGCTAAAAATTGCCGTGGAAAAGGCCTTCGAGCAGGAAATGGATGAGTTGCCGTCTTGTGAGGAAATGAATGCACAATATAAGCCATCACCTAATTTAGATAAAAGAATAAGGAAGCTAATATCCAGGCACAGGTTCAATAAAAAGGTTTCCTCATGGAAAAAAACCGCCATGCGAGTTGCCGCTAGTGCCGCAATAGTAATTGTTGTTTCCGGCACAATATTACTTAGCGCTGAAGCAACGCGAAACTATATTTTTAACGCTGCTATAAGGTGGCAGGAAGATCATTTTTCAATTCAACATGGAGATAACGACAACAATAATGGCGTGATAGATGAAAAAATTTATAGACCTGCTTACTTGCCGGCTGGTTTTATGGAGACTTCTTTCAATGCTATAGGTGATATTATCAAGATTACTTACGAAAATGATAGTGGTATGACAATAATATTAAAGCAATCCCCGGCGCAATCTTCACATATACTTGTTGACCACGAAGATAAAAAATATTCAGTAATAAAGATCAATGGTAAGGAGGCATATTTATTTGAAACAACAAAGGATGATAAAAATAATTTGATATTATGGGAATCCCAAGGCATAATCTTCATGATCTCTTCCGAGATAGAAAGTGCAGAATTAATTTCCATGGCGGAGAGTATACAAAAATAA